The proteins below are encoded in one region of Drosophila santomea strain STO CAGO 1482 chromosome 2R, Prin_Dsan_1.1, whole genome shotgun sequence:
- the LOC120446408 gene encoding uncharacterized protein LOC120446408: protein MPNFNGAIIVHTLQLLKSPATLREILVTIAKNTELTQDELKTPVKQTLEMGHRLGFLQKLDGRYFLVHMTFDALMSEMDALDKEESSKKSKTPKKIKKYIPKTPLTSVTEKKICKKPSQVKTSEQLEKPKPTEKGRLQDIPNSSTVLKQTSSKITKRTVFK from the exons ATGCCCAACTTTAATGGGGCTATTATAGTGCACACGCTTCAGTTGCTGAAATCACCGGCGACTCTGCGAGAAATATTGGTGACCATAGCCAAAAACACGGAATTGACGCAAGATGAGCTAAAAACGCCTGTAAAACAAACCCTCGAAATGGGCCATCGCTTGGGATTCCTGCAGAAACTGGATG GTCGCTACTTCCTGGTCCATATGACCTTCGATGCACTGATGTCTGAGATGGACGCCCTTGACAAAGAAGAATCTTCCAAGAAGTCGAAGACACCCAAAAagataaagaaatatataccCAAGACTCCTTTAACGTCGGTGACTGAAAAGAAAATTTGTAAGAAGCCCAGTCAAGTCAAGACTTCGGAACAGCtggaaaaaccaaaaccaactGAAAAGGGCCGACTGCAGGACATTCCTAATTCATCCACGGTCTTAAAACAAACGTCCTCCAAGATAACTAAACGAACTGTTTTTAAGTAG